One window of Nostoc sp. NIES-3756 genomic DNA carries:
- a CDS encoding GNAT family N-acetyltransferase: protein MTTIETSRLLLRPLKLTDLEDLAQIYSDPEVMRYRLFPKPASLLETQAFLESYIEHWQRYGFGRWAIIYKANEQLIGHCGLEHIELLNEVEVNYLLASQYWGQGLATESAIAVVNYGFQVQQFERLVALAKPDNLASLRVMEKIGMSYHNKIRLHNIEWTLYEIKRQLH, encoded by the coding sequence ATGACCACAATAGAAACTTCACGTTTGTTATTGCGTCCATTGAAGCTCACAGATTTAGAAGACTTAGCACAGATATACAGCGATCCTGAAGTGATGAGGTATCGTTTATTCCCCAAGCCAGCTTCACTTCTGGAAACTCAAGCTTTTTTAGAATCCTACATAGAACATTGGCAGCGATACGGGTTTGGTCGATGGGCAATAATTTATAAAGCTAATGAGCAACTAATAGGGCATTGTGGACTAGAGCATATAGAGCTTCTTAACGAAGTGGAAGTGAATTATTTACTCGCAAGCCAATATTGGGGACAGGGGTTAGCAACAGAATCGGCTATTGCCGTTGTCAACTACGGTTTTCAAGTCCAGCAATTTGAGCGATTAGTAGCACTAGCGAAACCAGACAATCTAGCATCACTTCGAGTCATGGAAAAAATAGGCATGAGCTATCACAATAAAATCCGACTCCACAATATAGAATGGACACTTTATGAAATAAAGCGCCAACTGCATTAA
- a CDS encoding DUF5674 family protein produces the protein MILLLRERATPEQIEQMLLEHKFYIKTVVDIERQVLVGGGDLHADCEKELLKDGSRQKDIWAASFMPLTGRIMFDSMVNLRPRQNRTMEIIDPDIRQRVAQIIIEFLGDV, from the coding sequence TTGATTCTACTGTTGCGCGAACGCGCTACACCCGAACAAATTGAACAAATGCTACTAGAACACAAATTCTACATTAAAACCGTAGTAGATATTGAGCGTCAAGTATTAGTTGGTGGTGGTGATTTACATGCTGACTGTGAAAAGGAGTTATTGAAAGACGGAAGTAGACAAAAAGATATTTGGGCTGCTAGTTTCATGCCTTTAACTGGAAGGATCATGTTTGATTCGATGGTCAACCTTCGCCCACGCCAAAATCGTACAATGGAAATAATTGATCCTGATATTAGACAAAGAGTAGCCCAAATTATTATTGAGTTCCTGGGAGATGTATGA